Within Nitrospirota bacterium, the genomic segment GCCGCCGTCCTTCAAGCGACTCAACGTCACGGGATCGGCCCAATAAGCGCCGTCGGCGTGAGCGATCGGGAGGCGCAGCACTTGGCCCACGGCGTAGCGAGTCGTAAACGGCGTATCGCTTCGCTCGACGCGGACCCCGACCGTCCGACAAATGAACTTGAGCGAGGCGTTGCGCAACAGCGCCCCGGGGAGCAAGCCCGACTCGACGAGGATCTGAAAGCCGTTGCAGATGCCGAGGACCAAGCCCCCGCGCTGCGCGTGCCGCCTGACCGCTTCCATGATCGGGGAGCAGGCCGCCAAGGCGCCCGTCCGCAAATAGTCGCCGTAGGAAAACCCGCCGGGGAGCACCGCGAGGTCAACGGGCGGCAGCACGGCCTCGCGGTGCCAGACCATCC encodes:
- the purQ gene encoding phosphoribosylformylglycinamidine synthase subunit PurQ: MKAAVVVFPGSNCDRDCEHVLGRVVGASVRMVWHREAVLPPVDLAVLPGGFSYGDYLRTGALAACSPIMEAVRRHAQRGGLVLGICNGFQILVESGLLPGALLRNASLKFICRTVGVRVERSDTPFTTRYAVGQVLRLPIAHADGAYWADPVTLSRLKDGGQIVFRYAPLGGGDANPNGSVDAIAGICNESRNVLGMMPHPERASESELGSRDGRPLFESALDALCGAA